A stretch of Tigriopus californicus strain San Diego chromosome 11, Tcal_SD_v2.1, whole genome shotgun sequence DNA encodes these proteins:
- the LOC131890805 gene encoding uncharacterized protein LOC131890805, producing MRCFILLACLTLAFARPQDEAASPDSSEIQPQDIPSSEEPTLIETIDFTEDESVSDEDKDKPTETNIDECSGVGDCEPYHYCFSNYWADSSVCETNNYKQDYATAVYCLGLAQGGAIEYPVHEHCQKEDAKNRGITTQESTYRCFPELGYTCADSYYMPCSPNYNDEGQIIVGQEESCPDNFTCQELEYKNGGLTKVCVADQPDATRFDSGEAVQCEKANDCGYSEIEGAWTNCYDGQCAHVQFK from the exons ATGCGGTGCTTCATCCTTTTGGCTTGTCTCACTTTGGCCTTTGCAAGGCCGCAAGATGAGGCTGCCAGCCCTGATTCCTCAGAGATTCAACCTCAAGATATTCCAAGTTCAGAAGAACCAACACTAATTGAAACTATCGATTTTACCGAGGACGAATCTGTTTCTGATGAAGACAAAGACAAACCCACGGAAACTAATATTGACGAGTGCTCAGGCGTTGGAGATTGCGAGCCATATCATTACTGTTTCAGTAATTACTGGGCTGACAG TTCGGTTTGTGAGACCAACAACTATAAGCAAGATTACGCTACGGCCGTGTATTGTCTAGGATTGGCACAAGGTGGCGCTATTGAATATCCCGTCCACGAGCACTGTCAAAAGGAAGACGCCAAAAATAGG GGCATCACTACACAAGAGAGTACTTATCGTTGTTTCCCAGAATTGGGATACACTTGCGCTGACTCGTATTACATGCCATGCAGTCCTAACTACAATGACGAGGGTCAAATCATTGTAGGTCAAGAAGAGTCCTGTCCGGATAATTTCAC atGTCAAGAGCTCGAGTATAAAAATGGTGGGCTAACGAAAGTTTGCGTGGCTGACCAGCCTGATGCCACTCGATTTGACTCCGGTGAAGCTGTTCAATGTGAGAAGGCCAATGATTGTGGATATTCCGAAATTGAAGGAGCTTGGACCAATTGTTATGATGGGCAGTGTGCTCATGTTCAGTTTAAATAA
- the LOC131890807 gene encoding uncharacterized protein LOC131890807 isoform X1: MYSSEGQAKYRFCRTITTSIMKTLFVFSMVILAIGAKPQGEPEGTTIQPIQEEQEDVFVDPSCYSITDCPNYHFCFFNAFGPNFCTTNLKEKVEAISCVAKNDDGEYPDHSICRKEHAERRRVTEDESPSRCYSELGYKCASAYHLPCTPNYDKEGKVIEGEELSCPNQFTCEERKYKDGKDLKVCIPVEPATRSSTCKTAPDCGFSVEENDWSLCAGGICRRVVQK; the protein is encoded by the exons ATGTACTCATCTGAAGGTCAGGCAAAG tACCGTTTCTGCCGAACCATAACCACATCGATTATGAAGACCTTGTTCGTCTTTTCTATGGTGATCTTGGCCATTGGAGCCAAGCCTCAAGGTGAACCAGAGGGAACCACTATTCAACCAATtcaagaggaacaagaggaTGTGTTTGTTGATCCATCTTGCTATTCCATCACCGATTGCCCCAACTACcacttttgtttcttcaacGCCTTCGGCCCCAA TTTCTGTACCACCAACCTGAAGGAGAAGGTCGAAGCGATCTCTTGTGTAGCCAAGAATGACGATGGAGAATACCCCGATCACTCCATCTGCCGCAAGGAACACGCTGAGAGAAGG CGAGTGACTGAAGACGAAAGCCCCTCAAGATGCTACTCGGAGTTGGGTTACAAATGCGCCAGTGCTTATCATTTGCCCTGCACTCCCAATTACGACAAGGAGGGCAAAGTCATTGAGGGCGAAGAGCTCTCGTGCCCCAACCAGTTCAC TTGCGAGGAACGAAAATATAAGGATGGAAAGGATTTGAAGGTGTGCATTCCCGTTGAACCCGCCACTCGGAGTTCCACTTGTAAGACTGCACCTGACTGTGGATTCTCTGTGGAGGAGAATGACTGGAGCCTCTGTGCTGGTGGCATTTGTCGTCGTGTTGTGCAAAAATAG
- the LOC131890807 gene encoding uncharacterized protein LOC131890807 isoform X2, whose protein sequence is MKTLFVFSMVILAIGAKPQGEPEGTTIQPIQEEQEDVFVDPSCYSITDCPNYHFCFFNAFGPNFCTTNLKEKVEAISCVAKNDDGEYPDHSICRKEHAERRRVTEDESPSRCYSELGYKCASAYHLPCTPNYDKEGKVIEGEELSCPNQFTCEERKYKDGKDLKVCIPVEPATRSSTCKTAPDCGFSVEENDWSLCAGGICRRVVQK, encoded by the exons ATGAAGACCTTGTTCGTCTTTTCTATGGTGATCTTGGCCATTGGAGCCAAGCCTCAAGGTGAACCAGAGGGAACCACTATTCAACCAATtcaagaggaacaagaggaTGTGTTTGTTGATCCATCTTGCTATTCCATCACCGATTGCCCCAACTACcacttttgtttcttcaacGCCTTCGGCCCCAA TTTCTGTACCACCAACCTGAAGGAGAAGGTCGAAGCGATCTCTTGTGTAGCCAAGAATGACGATGGAGAATACCCCGATCACTCCATCTGCCGCAAGGAACACGCTGAGAGAAGG CGAGTGACTGAAGACGAAAGCCCCTCAAGATGCTACTCGGAGTTGGGTTACAAATGCGCCAGTGCTTATCATTTGCCCTGCACTCCCAATTACGACAAGGAGGGCAAAGTCATTGAGGGCGAAGAGCTCTCGTGCCCCAACCAGTTCAC TTGCGAGGAACGAAAATATAAGGATGGAAAGGATTTGAAGGTGTGCATTCCCGTTGAACCCGCCACTCGGAGTTCCACTTGTAAGACTGCACCTGACTGTGGATTCTCTGTGGAGGAGAATGACTGGAGCCTCTGTGCTGGTGGCATTTGTCGTCGTGTTGTGCAAAAATAG